One window from the genome of Candidatus Eremiobacteraceae bacterium encodes:
- a CDS encoding XRE family transcriptional regulator: MPKTKKWSEIRATRSKPGVIDRAEDHHKKRAALLSELRRTRQLTQDALADLLGMTQPEVSKLEHRTDLYVSTLRRYIEAVGGELQIIARFPEGEIELIELVPSVRGELLVK, from the coding sequence ATGCCTAAGACTAAGAAATGGAGCGAAATTCGCGCAACCCGCTCAAAGCCCGGCGTGATTGATCGTGCCGAGGATCATCACAAGAAGCGAGCTGCTTTGCTGAGCGAATTGCGGCGAACGCGACAGCTCACGCAAGACGCCCTCGCTGACCTGCTTGGTATGACCCAGCCGGAGGTATCGAAGCTCGAGCATCGCACGGACCTCTATGTGAGCACGCTGCGACGTTATATCGAGGCTGTAGGAGGAGAGCTCCAGATCATCGCGCGCTTTCCCGAAGGAGAAATCGAGCTCATCGAGCTTGTGCCCAGCGTCCGCGGCGAGTTGCTCGTGAAGTGA
- a CDS encoding PQQ-binding-like beta-propeller repeat protein: MSRQSAPVLAAVASVTLVVLTGCSRNAPSAVPSPTAVPAQWPMYNGTYQADRWSALDSINTGNAKTLKVACMISLGETGAFQAGPVIAGGTIYVTSAHNTYAIDDTTCKLKWKSTYVPTGPEPFNTNRGVALDNGTLFRGTQDDHILAIDAATGAVKWNVKIADSNASMFLSAAPIVWNGKVFIGLAGADWGIRGRMMAFDETDGHQLWSFDLIPEGSEAGAQTWGKASTASTGGGSTWTSYSLDPATGELFVPVGNPAPDFSGDYRPGANLYTDSLVVLDANTGALKWYYQTVPHDVHDYDVGAPPALITTKGGRDLVVFGGKNGYLYALDRTTHALVYKVPVTTIRNANAAPTVAGVTVCPGWVGGVEWNGPAYDRPDNELVVGAVDWCSTYQLAEARFVAGKFFLGGAAIPGPWQNAHGWITAVDADTGKVDWKYKTKGPAVAAVAPTQGGVAFTGDLAGNFYAFDSKAGTPLYTYDTGGGVAGGIVAYQESGKEYVVTTSGNVSRSIWPGAAGSMKVYVFSL, encoded by the coding sequence ATGAGCCGACAGTCCGCGCCGGTCCTCGCAGCAGTCGCGTCGGTCACCTTGGTCGTGCTGACTGGGTGCAGCCGCAATGCGCCGTCAGCCGTGCCTTCGCCGACCGCGGTGCCCGCCCAGTGGCCGATGTATAACGGCACGTATCAGGCCGACCGTTGGTCGGCGCTTGATTCCATCAACACCGGCAACGCGAAGACGCTCAAAGTGGCGTGCATGATCTCACTCGGAGAGACCGGCGCGTTCCAAGCCGGCCCGGTGATCGCCGGCGGCACGATCTACGTGACGTCAGCACATAACACGTACGCGATCGACGACACGACCTGCAAGCTGAAATGGAAGTCGACGTACGTGCCGACCGGGCCGGAGCCGTTCAACACCAATCGCGGCGTCGCGCTCGACAACGGCACGCTGTTCCGCGGCACCCAAGACGACCACATCCTCGCGATCGATGCGGCAACGGGCGCGGTGAAGTGGAACGTCAAGATCGCCGACTCGAACGCGAGCATGTTCCTAAGCGCGGCGCCGATCGTTTGGAACGGGAAGGTCTTCATCGGCCTGGCGGGCGCGGACTGGGGCATACGCGGGCGCATGATGGCGTTCGATGAGACCGATGGGCATCAGCTGTGGAGTTTCGATCTGATACCCGAGGGCAGCGAGGCGGGCGCGCAGACGTGGGGCAAGGCTTCCACGGCGTCGACCGGCGGCGGATCGACTTGGACCTCATATTCGTTGGATCCGGCGACCGGTGAGCTGTTCGTGCCGGTCGGCAACCCCGCGCCGGATTTCTCCGGCGACTATCGGCCGGGCGCGAACTTATACACCGATTCGCTCGTGGTGCTCGATGCGAACACCGGCGCGTTGAAATGGTACTATCAGACGGTGCCACACGACGTGCACGACTACGACGTCGGCGCGCCGCCCGCGCTGATCACGACCAAGGGCGGGCGCGATCTCGTCGTCTTCGGCGGCAAGAACGGTTATCTATACGCGCTTGACCGCACGACGCACGCGCTGGTCTACAAAGTCCCGGTCACGACCATCCGCAACGCGAATGCGGCACCGACGGTCGCGGGCGTGACGGTCTGCCCCGGCTGGGTCGGCGGCGTCGAGTGGAACGGACCCGCGTATGATCGCCCAGATAACGAACTCGTGGTGGGCGCGGTCGATTGGTGCAGCACGTATCAACTCGCAGAGGCGAGATTCGTCGCCGGGAAGTTCTTCTTGGGCGGTGCGGCGATACCCGGACCCTGGCAGAACGCGCATGGTTGGATCACCGCGGTCGACGCGGACACCGGGAAAGTCGATTGGAAATACAAGACGAAAGGTCCGGCGGTCGCGGCGGTGGCGCCGACGCAGGGAGGCGTGGCCTTCACGGGCGACCTCGCGGGCAACTTCTACGCGTTCGATTCGAAGGCGGGCACGCCGCTGTACACCTACGACACGGGTGGCGGCGTCGCAGGCGGCATCGTCGCGTATCAAGAGAGCGGCAAGGAGTATGTCGTCACGACATCGGGCAACGTATCGCGGTCGATCTGGCCCGGCGCCGCCGGCTCCATGAAAGTCTACGTATTCTCGTTGTGA